A window of Blautia argi genomic DNA:
AAATGAACAGGAATAAATATGTTAGAGATTATACAGATGCGATAAAGAATCTTCTTCCTCAAATGACAGAGGATGAAGGGAATGGTATCCTTAGTGGAAAGCTGAAAATAGACAGTTTTCTTGAGGAACTTGGCAAATTTGATAAGAATGTTTCCAAAGGAATAACCGCAAAATATATGGCACTTTTTCAGGGGCTTTTGTTGAACCATACCACTTTTAAACTGAGTGATTTGGATTTGGAAATGATAAAGTCTGTACCGCCTGGAGGAAACTGGAAGAATATTCCAGTGGAAACAGTAGAGAAATCCAAGAGGCTGAAACGGATAACGCAAACAGGCGGTCGAACAACCCTATATGGTCGGATTGACTACAATAAACCAAGCTATACGATTACTACTTACTTTAACAGACCGGGAAATGGAACATATGTACATCCGGTTCACGAAAGAGTATTAACAGTAAGAGAGGCTGCAAGATTTCAGACCTTTAGGGATGAGTATTATTTTTTTGGTAATAAAACGCAACTTTTAAAGCAGGTGGGAAATGCAGTGCCGACGTTACTGGCATACCAAATCGCGCGTGAGATAAAAAAGAAAACAGGATGTTCTAAATCTATTGATTTGTTCTGTGGTGCAGGTGGTATGACAGCAGGGTTTAAGGCGGCAGGCATTTATTCATTGTTGAGTAATGACATTGAAGAGAGTGCCTGTGTTACTTTAAAGATAAATAATCCTGAAATTAAAGTCTTATGCGGGGACA
This region includes:
- the dcm gene encoding DNA (cytosine-5-)-methyltransferase yields the protein MNRNKYVRDYTDAIKNLLPQMTEDEGNGILSGKLKIDSFLEELGKFDKNVSKGITAKYMALFQGLLLNHTTFKLSDLDLEMIKSVPPGGNWKNIPVETVEKSKRLKRITQTGGRTTLYGRIDYNKPSYTITTYFNRPGNGTYVHPVHERVLTVREAARFQTFRDEYYFFGNKTQLLKQVGNAVPTLLAYQIAREIKKKTGCSKSIDLFCGAGGMTAGFKAAGIYSLLSNDIEESACVTLKINNPEIKVLCGDITKEETKAAIEKAALEGEADIICGGPPCQGFSMAGFRAADDPRNQLFREFVDIVKRVNPKVIVFENVEGLLSYQGGKTYCEVHTLFAKLGYLTEGRTLMASDFAVPQKRKRVILICTRKDIAISPGELFPSPITVEEACQVTVRETIADLETVPCDDTARYADCDESEILKFFKGEITYEEYINLKTPDDFEKEKTEEAYKQLSFIDLL